The following DNA comes from Acidobacteriota bacterium.
GCGGTGACGCACGTCGGTCAGCGTCACGCCCGCGCACTCGCGATGCGCGCGAAGAGCCAGGCGCGAAACGCCTCCGCCGGCTCGATCGTCACGCTGAGCGGCACCGCCGCGATTGGGATCGGCAGGGGCCGAAGCGGCAGCAGCCGGATGAGGTCCTTGGTGGTCGTCAGCACGCCAGCCGCCCCCGCGCGCTCGACCAGGCGAGTGAGCCGAGCGAGGTCGCGGACGTCGTACCGATGGTGGTCGCCGACGGCCATCGTCTCGGCGACGTCCCACCCGGCCTGCCTCAGCATGTGCATGAATCGGTCGGGCTGAGCGATGCCGGCCAGCGCCACGATGGGGCCAGGCGCGGTGAAGGCGTCCGCTCGCGCCGGCTCGAGCGGCGCCGGAGCGCCGATCTGACGGTGCAGGGCGAACAGCGCGGCGGATGGCGCGAGCGCTCGAACGCGAGCCATGACCGGGTCGGCGGCAGCCGCGTCGACGACGACGGCGTCGGCGCGGGCGAGCGAGGAGACGGCCGATCGCAACCGGCCGAACGGCACTCGCCGGCCGTCGAGATCCGCGGGCGTGACGATGACGATGTCGGCATCGCGCGCGATGGCCCGGTGCTGGAATCCGTCGTCGAGCAGATGGACGGTGGCGCCGAGCACGTCGGCCGAGAGCGCCGCCGCGATCGCGCGCACGTCGCAGACGACGACCGCGACGCCCGGCAGCTCGCGCGCGAGCATCAACGGCTCGTCGCCGCTCCGCGCGACGTCGGCCAGCAGGTGCCGGCCGTCGCTCACGACGACCGCGCCCTCCTGCGGCTGCGCGCGCGCGTAGCCGCGGCTGAGGATGGACGGCCGTTCGCCGGCCTCGACGAGCAGTCGGGCCACGTGCGCCACCGTCGGCGTCTTGCCGCGCCCGCCCATCGCGATGTTGCCGATCGACACGACGGGACGGGCCGAGTGGCGCGGGGTGCCGAGGGAACGGGCGCCGGAATCCGGCGGGCGATCCGGGTACGTCACCTGCGTGTGAACGGCCGCACCACGCCCCGGCGGCCGGGTAGCGGCAGCAGCTCGGCGATGACGTCGAGCGTGCGCGCGTTCGCGCCGCGGTTCGCTTCGACGAGCGCCCGGGCGGCCGCACCGAGCCTGGCGCGCTCGACGGGGTCGCCGGCCAGCCGCAGCAGGACGTCGACCAGCTCGGCGTCGCCATGGACCTGAATGGCCGCCTGATTGCGCAGGAACGTGTCGGCGATCTCCGCGAAGTTCTGCATGTGCGGACCGAAGACGATCGGGCGGCCGCACACGGCGGGTTCGAGGATGTTGTGTCCGCCCTTGGCGACGAGGCTGC
Coding sequences within:
- the lpxK gene encoding tetraacyldisaccharide 4'-kinase, with translation MSIGNIAMGGRGKTPTVAHVARLLVEAGERPSILSRGYARAQPQEGAVVVSDGRHLLADVARSGDEPLMLARELPGVAVVVCDVRAIAAALSADVLGATVHLLDDGFQHRAIARDADIVIVTPADLDGRRVPFGRLRSAVSSLARADAVVVDAAAADPVMARVRALAPSAALFALHRQIGAPAPLEPARADAFTAPGPIVALAGIAQPDRFMHMLRQAGWDVAETMAVGDHHRYDVRDLARLTRLVERAGAAGVLTTTKDLIRLLPLRPLPIPIAAVPLSVTIEPAEAFRAWLFARIASARA